A window of the Nocardia sp. NBC_01329 genome harbors these coding sequences:
- a CDS encoding phosphotransferase gives MRRSEVDTEWFDRVLTADHPGAQVESFDIVDADAGTTSRWKATVRYNEAGRRAGLPEHLFAKTTLTFTQRLTQYLAHALPGEPGFFQHLRPGLDIEAPHGYFGAADTRTGRSLTLLEDVSVSRQARFCTPLERVTREQMEDLLANMARWHGHYWQSPRLNAHDWLKTPGAHFRNFDRLLGMRKRAAVGLKRAPEIVPGTLPPVQDDLYEACGRALLIAEQGPHTLLHGDPHIGNAYICGDGSMGFTDWQLVMRGSWAFDVAYTITSGLEVADRRAWERELIAFYIDRLCAAGGPALPLEAAWLAYRQQSLYPYFAWMITIGRSALMPEFQPAEVCRAIVHRTATAIMDLEALTAVNR, from the coding sequence ATGCGCAGGAGCGAGGTCGACACCGAATGGTTCGACCGCGTGCTCACGGCCGATCACCCGGGGGCACAGGTGGAATCGTTCGATATCGTGGACGCGGACGCGGGAACGACCAGCCGATGGAAGGCCACCGTCCGCTATAACGAGGCGGGCCGCCGGGCGGGACTGCCCGAGCACCTGTTCGCCAAGACGACTCTGACCTTCACTCAACGGCTCACGCAGTACCTGGCGCATGCGCTACCCGGTGAACCGGGGTTCTTCCAGCATCTTCGACCGGGGCTCGATATCGAAGCGCCCCACGGGTATTTCGGGGCTGCCGATACGCGCACCGGACGATCGCTGACCCTGCTCGAAGATGTGAGCGTCTCCCGGCAGGCGCGGTTCTGCACACCGTTGGAGCGGGTCACCCGGGAGCAGATGGAGGATCTGCTGGCGAATATGGCGCGCTGGCACGGGCACTACTGGCAATCGCCCAGGCTGAACGCGCACGACTGGTTGAAGACACCGGGCGCCCATTTCCGGAATTTCGATCGGCTCCTCGGTATGCGGAAGCGGGCGGCGGTCGGCTTGAAACGCGCCCCCGAAATCGTCCCCGGCACTTTGCCTCCGGTGCAGGACGATCTCTACGAAGCCTGCGGTCGCGCTCTGCTGATCGCCGAACAGGGACCCCACACCCTGCTGCACGGCGACCCACATATCGGCAACGCTTATATCTGCGGCGACGGCAGTATGGGGTTCACCGACTGGCAGCTGGTGATGCGCGGCAGCTGGGCATTCGATGTGGCTTATACGATCACCTCCGGGCTGGAGGTCGCTGATCGGCGAGCCTGGGAGCGTGAACTGATCGCCTTCTACATCGACCGCCTGTGCGCGGCCGGTGGACCCGCACTACCCCTCGAAGCCGCGTGGCTCGCCTACCGGCAGCAGTCGCTCTACCCGTATTTCGCCTGGATGATCACCATCGGGCGCAGCGCCCTGATGCCGGAATTCCAGCCGGCCGAGGTCTGCCGGGCGATCGTGCACCGCACCGCCACCGCCATCATGGATCTAGAAGCGCTGACGGCTGTGAATCGTTGA
- a CDS encoding AraC family transcriptional regulator has product MYSQLDTVESVSFPNFILDRTGVSPAVRRQLARAAGLPEWVLNTADTMVSSNYQLRLWESLEYELAEPDIALRVGARNTLGHFGVHDYLFSTAPTLGEGLARSEEYAGLITTNVGFAVLGDSEDEANANIRLLSGLGRGRQLAVQFALAAVVTRARNATGRNVHPIRIRFRQPPPRRHDRFVEMFGTRQVDFGAPTDQITFRASDLTLPLRTADPVLADILRRYTAALPPPPRLEVTWAGQVHQALTLLLGDGRVTIDRVARHLATSRRSLQRRLTDEGTTWTRELDRARAVLLERRVRLSPDDTQTALARRIGYSDPGTLRRARHRWSAQG; this is encoded by the coding sequence GTGTATTCGCAATTGGATACGGTGGAGAGCGTCTCGTTCCCGAACTTCATACTGGACCGGACCGGCGTGAGTCCGGCGGTGCGGCGTCAGCTCGCCCGCGCGGCGGGACTGCCGGAGTGGGTGCTGAACACCGCGGACACCATGGTGTCCAGCAATTATCAGCTGCGGTTGTGGGAATCGCTCGAATACGAACTGGCCGAACCCGATATCGCGCTGCGTGTCGGCGCGAGGAACACCCTGGGTCATTTCGGCGTGCACGACTATCTGTTCAGCACCGCGCCCACACTGGGTGAAGGCCTGGCCCGCTCCGAGGAATACGCCGGCCTGATCACCACCAATGTGGGTTTCGCGGTGCTCGGCGACTCCGAGGATGAAGCGAACGCGAATATCCGATTGCTGAGCGGGCTCGGCCGGGGCCGGCAACTGGCCGTCCAATTCGCCCTGGCGGCGGTGGTGACCCGGGCGCGCAATGCGACCGGGCGGAATGTGCATCCGATCCGGATCCGCTTCCGGCAGCCCCCACCGCGACGGCACGACCGGTTCGTCGAGATGTTCGGGACCCGGCAGGTCGATTTCGGTGCCCCGACCGATCAGATCACCTTCCGCGCGTCCGATCTCACGCTGCCGCTGCGTACCGCTGATCCGGTACTCGCCGATATCCTCCGCCGGTACACGGCGGCCCTGCCGCCACCGCCGCGACTCGAGGTCACCTGGGCGGGGCAGGTGCATCAGGCGCTCACCCTGCTGCTGGGTGACGGGCGGGTGACCATCGACCGGGTCGCGCGGCATCTGGCGACGAGCCGGCGCAGTCTGCAGCGGCGGCTGACCGATGAGGGCACCACCTGGACGCGCGAACTCGACCGAGCCCGCGCGGTGCTACTCGAGCGGCGGGTCCGGCTCAGTCCGGACGATACGCAGACTGCGCTGGCTCGGCGGATCGGCTATTCCGATCCGGGCACGCTGCGGCGGGCCAGACACCGCTGGTCGGCACAGGGCTGA
- a CDS encoding class I SAM-dependent methyltransferase, with protein MSTISWTENDETRSARWYSENAAPPPEQVVVVDDRISAQSAYRMGRAGTGLLYRGDFHNARQLMSALDRRLRRDARGGGGGGGGGDAAALFHSHRAARARRAELLGRLLVVLEPDHSLRLRRAPDVRDACGHAYGPPAADDTGPTCVSLPEVLGVLSAYQWHLKGVDIPALRTSVHPAYGVFSPVRGEYIDLVADAPLPPSAPRPVVFDLGTGTGVLAAVLARRGARHVVATDINPRAVVCARANLRRLGLADRTRVDETDLWPSGRADLVVCNPPWLPARPTSDLELGIYDPGSAMLRRFLDGLTAHLTPVGEGWLILSDLAEHLGLRTRAELLAAVADAGLRVLARYDTSPRHPRAADSSDPLHIARAREVTSLWRLVPDSSPAEI; from the coding sequence ATGTCCACCATCAGCTGGACCGAGAACGATGAAACTCGCTCCGCCCGCTGGTATTCCGAGAACGCCGCGCCCCCGCCGGAACAGGTGGTCGTCGTCGACGATCGGATCTCCGCGCAGTCCGCATACCGCATGGGCCGTGCCGGGACGGGTCTGCTGTACCGAGGAGATTTCCACAACGCCCGTCAGCTCATGAGCGCTCTGGATCGACGGCTGCGCCGCGACGCCCGTGGCGGTGGTGGAGGTGGTGGTGGTGGTGACGCCGCGGCGCTCTTCCACAGCCATCGCGCGGCGCGGGCCCGACGTGCCGAACTGCTCGGACGGCTGCTCGTCGTGCTCGAGCCCGACCACTCCCTGCGGTTGCGCCGAGCGCCCGACGTGCGGGACGCGTGCGGCCATGCCTACGGCCCCCCGGCCGCCGATGACACCGGGCCGACCTGCGTATCGCTGCCCGAGGTCCTCGGCGTCCTCAGCGCCTATCAGTGGCATCTGAAAGGTGTCGACATTCCCGCGCTGCGGACGAGTGTCCACCCCGCCTACGGAGTCTTCTCGCCGGTCCGCGGCGAATACATCGATCTCGTCGCCGACGCGCCACTACCGCCGAGCGCGCCGCGGCCGGTCGTATTCGATCTCGGCACCGGCACCGGGGTACTCGCCGCCGTACTGGCCCGGCGCGGCGCGCGACATGTGGTGGCCACCGATATCAACCCCCGCGCGGTGGTGTGTGCCCGCGCCAACCTGCGCCGTCTGGGCCTGGCCGATCGCACGCGCGTCGACGAAACCGATCTGTGGCCCTCCGGTCGCGCCGACCTGGTCGTATGCAATCCGCCTTGGCTGCCCGCGCGTCCCACCTCGGACCTCGAGCTCGGTATCTACGATCCCGGTTCCGCTATGCTCCGCCGCTTCCTGGACGGCCTCACCGCGCACCTCACCCCGGTCGGCGAGGGCTGGCTGATCCTGTCCGACCTCGCCGAACACCTCGGCCTGCGGACCCGCGCCGAACTGCTCGCCGCCGTCGCCGACGCCGGACTGCGGGTCCTCGCCCGATACGACACCTCCCCACGACATCCCCGCGCCGCGGACAGTTCCGATCCGCTCCACATCGCCCGAGCCCGGGAAGTCACCTCGCTGTGGCGGCTGGTACCCGATTCGTCCCCCGCCGAGATCTGA
- a CDS encoding RDD family protein yields the protein MTAGGFDPAFSPTTSIKPAGLGKRAVARFVDWIIAGIIGALFFWLLGSVWDTPDWVSVLPGAAFGWLYFVVFEVSSGSTPGKKLLSLHVNGSGAAPKPSLKDSAIRNAYMLLNLIPWVGGLLWFIAAIAIAFTISSSPTKQGWHDNAAGGTQVIDT from the coding sequence ATGACCGCAGGTGGATTCGACCCCGCATTCAGCCCCACCACCAGTATCAAACCGGCAGGCTTGGGCAAACGCGCGGTGGCCAGGTTCGTCGACTGGATCATCGCCGGCATCATCGGCGCCCTCTTCTTCTGGCTCCTCGGCTCGGTCTGGGACACTCCCGACTGGGTCTCGGTACTCCCGGGCGCCGCCTTCGGCTGGCTCTACTTCGTCGTCTTCGAGGTGTCCTCGGGCTCGACCCCGGGTAAGAAACTGCTCTCGCTGCACGTCAACGGGTCGGGTGCGGCACCGAAACCCAGCCTCAAGGACTCCGCGATCCGCAACGCCTACATGCTGCTGAACCTGATTCCGTGGGTGGGCGGCTTGCTGTGGTTCATCGCGGCGATCGCCATCGCGTTCACGATCAGCTCGAGCCCGACGAAGCAGGGTTGGCACGACAACGCGGCAGGTGGGACTCAGGTCATCGACACGTAG
- a CDS encoding DUF397 domain-containing protein encodes MSRGLFGADWFKSSYSQAGGDCVEVAHLADVVGVRDSKNPAGPALVFAPAEWDAFLRVISSGS; translated from the coding sequence GTGAGCAGGGGTTTATTCGGAGCGGACTGGTTCAAGAGCAGCTACAGCCAAGCGGGCGGCGACTGCGTGGAGGTCGCGCATCTTGCAGACGTGGTCGGTGTTCGTGATTCGAAGAACCCCGCTGGTCCCGCGCTCGTGTTCGCCCCGGCCGAGTGGGATGCGTTCCTCCGGGTGATCTCTTCCGGTAGTTGA
- a CDS encoding helix-turn-helix domain-containing protein: protein MAAGLAIEVSKQGIGRLEEGQPVRISTAQFRDLLEFYGAGDEVRDEVLGLVQEVKVAKGDPSRGWWRTYADVVNPHFDHFMSLEQACSQLTAFQLTLLPGLLQSPSYRRWIVTMTNPTMATVDVERQLELTARRQRRLHEVPDFSLNVAVSEAVLRHQVGGPEVMREQLQHLMCVSELPNVSLRVIPFDAGPHFGLVVQSFTLFEFPSLRAGHPPEPPVAFVEGFTGALFLEDDETIIRHREAVASIRAVTLEEDDTRSLMQVIAEEHVA from the coding sequence TTGGCCGCAGGCTTGGCGATCGAGGTGTCCAAGCAAGGAATAGGGCGGCTGGAGGAGGGGCAACCGGTTCGAATCAGTACCGCGCAGTTCCGGGACCTACTGGAGTTCTACGGGGCAGGCGACGAGGTGAGAGATGAAGTGCTGGGCCTCGTACAAGAGGTGAAGGTGGCGAAGGGCGATCCGTCGCGCGGATGGTGGCGCACCTACGCCGATGTGGTGAACCCGCACTTCGACCATTTCATGAGTCTCGAGCAGGCGTGTTCCCAGCTGACCGCATTCCAGTTGACGTTGCTACCCGGATTACTCCAATCACCCTCCTATCGGCGATGGATTGTGACGATGACCAACCCGACTATGGCGACCGTCGATGTGGAACGCCAGTTGGAGCTCACCGCTCGTCGGCAACGTCGGCTCCATGAGGTACCGGACTTTTCGCTGAACGTGGCGGTCTCAGAGGCGGTCTTGCGGCACCAGGTCGGCGGGCCGGAAGTCATGAGGGAGCAGCTACAACATCTCATGTGCGTGTCCGAGCTGCCGAATGTTTCACTTCGAGTGATCCCGTTCGACGCAGGCCCACACTTCGGCCTGGTGGTTCAATCCTTCACGCTGTTCGAATTTCCATCTCTCCGTGCTGGTCACCCGCCAGAGCCCCCGGTCGCCTTCGTGGAGGGATTCACCGGTGCACTGTTCCTCGAAGACGACGAAACGATCATCCGCCACAGGGAGGCGGTGGCGAGTATCCGAGCGGTAACGTTGGAAGAGGACGACACCCGGAGTCTGATGCAAGTAATCGCAGAGGAGCATGTCGCGTGA